The Bradysia coprophila strain Holo2 unplaced genomic scaffold, BU_Bcop_v1 contig_151, whole genome shotgun sequence genome contains a region encoding:
- the LOC119074691 gene encoding 28S ribosomal protein S18a, mitochondrial, which translates to MATALFKYGKSAFSFVQQAHRQICSSSALYLKQINVKEEPGSITISGEYVQSPNESNLLAEVKEENFCPKCTLGLEIKHTDVLILSQYLRSDGCMLPRRITGLCKIQQKHIGKMVTMAQKSGLMPNIAPAWSKRDPKRRANWKKYNKYFDERTITYCKRVIE; encoded by the exons atGGCAACGGCACTATTTAAATACGGAAAATCGGCATTTAGTTTCGTACAACAAGCCCACCGTCAAATATGTTCATCCAGTGCGTTGTATCTTAAGCAAA TAAACGTCAAAGAGGAACCAGGTTCAATAACCATATCCGGCGAATACGTACAATCACCGAATGAAAGTAACCTTCTGGCAGAGGTGAAAGAGGAAAATTTCTGTCCGAAATGTACTCTCGGACTAGAAATCAAACATACAGACGTGTTGATTCTGAGTCAATATTTACGCTCTGACGGATGCATGCTGCCGCGTCGCATTACCGGTCTTTGCAAAATTCAGCAGAAACACATCGGAAAAATGGTCACGATGGCACAAAAATCAG GTTTAATGCCAAATATTGCTCCAGCGTGGAGTAAACGTGATCCGAAACGACGAGCCAATTGGAAGAAatacaacaaatattttgatgagAGAACGATTACGTATTGCAAAAGAGTTATtgagtaa
- the LOC119074574 gene encoding facilitated trehalose transporter Tret1-like, which translates to MERRVSKCSIDSTQEISNFRTALPQFLAVGVKNVLLFGYGMTLGFPTIVIPAIQGGDGHYDEHPNEIKLNKEEISWFSSINLLCVPLGCIFSGMLTQPIGKRMAMQIVNIPILMAWLLFHFSTNVYHLYGGLCLVGLSGGLMEAPVLTYVAEVTQPKFRGMLAATGSTCVILGVFTQFLLGTFFKWRTIAAMSAIFPLLSITALFFVPESPHWLLFKDRTDDARKSLAWLRGWVPIERIETEFREIQSVMKKLPSESVSLASSTSKGKCGAAVPYTKKSFLVPYGLVTLTFFIGHFSGKTPLQTYAVQIFHTLKAPIDKYYATVLLGAVEILGTVFCVVLIHYTGKRPLVLISTIGVGVGFLGTATYATFLHSVPGVSVDNVVANVSSLDLNKANIVTVMNIPELLESSLLENYKNDSVRNGTTEDYEDQTHVMKVRAVMEPIGLQREEYMIPMSIYDDFNSTNFDFDLMTSGVAETEPPFNFTFDQENKTTEATLLKLDEKKNLLDHLVIKIPKAEENRFLWLPLTLLLMSAFFAHMGIKLIPWMLIGEVFPATVRSGASGISGGTGYAFAFLSNKLFLKMLATLTLPGTFFFYAGVAFVGTIILYFVLPETEGRSLTEIEEHYSGGLRLNRKRNQSTDEEKHGSATTVVAPIRPKADIVIGVAAVEKNASGQEKNRKQKAHIDLKNWNSDKVFQRHLGEKNENLQNHPHPHQHHPLYAQNPRAYMRNNNRTKTGDDSNVTVFSTHL; encoded by the exons ATGGAACGCCGAGT ATCGAAATGTTCCATCGATTCAACACAAGAAATCAGTAACTTTCGTACAGCTTTACCGCAATTCTTGGCTGTGGGTGTGAAgaatgttttacttttcggCTATGGCATGACACTGGGATTCCCGACGATTGTAATTCCGGCGATCCAAGGTGGTGATGGTCATTATGACGAACATCCgaatgaaatcaaattgaacAAAGAGGAAATTTCATGGTTCA GttccataaatttattgtGCGTCCCATTGGGGTGTATCTTTTCGGGAATGTTAACTCAACCAATAGGCAAACGGATGGCAATGCAA ATTGTGAACATTCCCATTCTAATGGCGTGGCTGCTATTTCACTTCTCGACTAACGTATATCATCTTTATGGAGGTTTGTGCTTAGTAGGATTGAGTGGTGGCTTAATGGAGGCTCCAGTTTTAACGTATGTTGCTGAGGTAACTCAGCCGAAATTCAGAGGAATGTTAGCGGCTACTGGGTCGACCTGTGTAATTCTTGGAGTTTTCACACAG TTTCTTCTTGGCACTTTCTTCAAATGGAGAACAATTGCAGCAATGTCGGCCATTTTCCCACTACTATCAATTACGGCTCTTTTTTTCGTGCCAGAGAGTCCACACTGGCTGTTATTCAAAGATCGAACAGATGATGCACGCAAATCATTAGCATGGCTTCGCGGTTGGGTGCCAATCGAACGAATCGAAACTGAGTTCAGGGAAATACAGTCTGTGATGAAAAAGCTACCATCGGAAAGTGTGTCGCTCGCATCGTCGACATCGAAAGGGAAATGTGGTGCGGCCGTACCATATACAAAAAAGAGCTTCTTAGTGCCCTACGGTTTGGTCACGTTAAC GTTCTTTATCGGacatttttctggaaaaactCCTCTTCAAACGTATGCCGTTCAG ATATTTCACACTCTCAAAGCACCCATCGATAAATACTATGCCACAGTACTTCTTGGAGCTGTCGAAATACTCGGTACTGTGTTTTGCGTCGTACTGATCCACTATACCGGTAAACGTCCGCTAGTGTTAATATCCACGATAGGTGTAGGTGTAGGCTTCCTTGGCACAGCAACATATGCAACATTTTTACATTCTGTGCCCGGAGTTTCGGTAGACAATGTGGTAGCGAATGTGTCATCATTGGATCTGAACAAGGCGAATATCGTAACGGTCATGAATATACCCGAACTACTGGAGTCTTCGCTTTTGGAGAACTACAAAAATGATTCAGTGCGGAATGGCACCACTGAAGACTATGAGGATCAAACGCACGTAATGAAAGTAAGAGCTGTTATGGAACCGATTGGTCTACAGCGCGAGGAATACATGATACCAATGTCCATTTATGACGATTTCAATTCGACTAACTTTGATTTTGACCTAATGACCAGTGGCGTGGCCGAAACCGAACCACcgtttaattttacttttgatcAGGAGAATAAGACGACAGAAGCGACTTTGCTGAAATTGGATGAGAAGAAAAACCTACTCGATCACCTCGTCATTAAGATTCCGAAAGCCGAAGAAAATCGGTTCTTGTGGCTTCCATTGACCCTGCTGCTGATGAGTGCTTTTTTCGCCCATATGGGAATTAAGTTGATACCGTGGATGTTAATCGGAGAA GTATTTCCCGCTACCGTGCGAAGTGGAGCATCTGGTATCAGTGGTGGCACAGGCTACGCCTTCGCCTTTCTATCCAACAAATTGTTCTTGAAAATGCTAGCAACGTTAACATTACCGGgtacatttttcttctatGCCGGCGTGGCGTTCGTAGGGACAATCATCTTGTATTTTGTGTTACCGGAGACGGAAGGTAGATCGTTGACTGAAATCGAAGAGCATTACTCGGGAGGCTTACGTTTGAATCGGAAACGCAACCAATCGACGGACGAAGAAAAACATGGCAGTGCCACTACGGTCGTTGCACCAATTCGCCCGAAAGCAGATATAGTTATCGGAGTTGCAGCTGtggaaaaaaatgcatccgGGCAGGAGAAGAATAGAAAGCAAAAGGCACATATCGATCTGAAGAACTGGAACAGCGATAAGGTCTTCCAACGACATCTTGGtgaaaagaatgaaaatttgcaaaatcatCCGCATCCGCATCAGCATCATCCACTCTACGCTCAAAATCCAAGGGCATACATGCGCAATAACAATCGTACAAAAACCGGGGACGATAGTAATGTGACGGTGTTCTCAACGCATTTGTAG
- the LOC119074695 gene encoding coiled-coil domain-containing protein 115 has protein sequence MDTIDRNELVDKLTIEMLDLIEQQVKCKMNISNLIAQGQIQIAKTRYTQGTRTVSTSQLPTENSQEFKALRTVDRVNNDVGDVQLNLNVETVNKDDGYVDPIKWFGILVPQSLQLARDAFQKSIEYSCESANIQSSLWRTMSNILLLKKQISLD, from the coding sequence ATGGACACAATTGATCGAAACGAACTCGTCGATAAACTAACGATCGAAATGCTTGACTTGATCGAACAACAAGTCAAGTGTAAAATGAACATCAGCAACCTTATCGCCCAGGGACAAATTCAGATTGCAAAGACCAGATACACACAGGGCACGAGAACCGTATCCACATCTCAACTACCCACCGAAAATAGTCAGGAATTTAAAGCACTGCGAACGGTCGATAGAGTTAACAACGATGTGGGTGATGTGCAGCTAAATTTGAATGTTGAAACTGTAAACAAAGACGACGGATACGTTGATCCGATCAAATGGTTCGGCATTCTGGTTCCGCAATCGTTGCAATTGGCCAGGGATGCGTTCCAAAAGTCTATTGAATATTCCTGTGAAAGTGCGAACATCCAGTCCAGTTTGTGGCGGACAATGTCGAACATTTTGTTACTAAAAAAGCAAATTTCTTTggattaa
- the LOC119074659 gene encoding protein IMPACT homolog — translation MEDLEQQRDEVQALSSIYGKDFVLEEFTNDYQVYSMEFQNDAKTIEVKLTVKLPPTYPSQIPPSFELSSPYLNGPTKAALGERLNEIFVENVGQPVLYQCFEEVRGFVATFNQDCVIHEKEVVTSTIGSNKAKESKKKEFSFVTSDPIIDRKSIFQGHATEISSRNDVVLALQQLKVNTKIQRATHNIYAYRIRDGNILQQDCDDDGENQAGSRLLHLLQMTEAENVLIVVSRWYGGIQLGAARFKHINNAARQALDKSNNGNVASAKNKKN, via the coding sequence ATGGAGGATTTGGAACAACAACGAGACGAGGTGCAAGCATTGTCCTCAATCTACGGCAAAGATTTCGTCTTGGAAGAATTCACAAATGACTACCAGGTGTACTCGATGGAATTTCAGAACGATGCGAAAACGATCGAAGTAAAATTGACCGTCAAATTGCCCCCAACATATCCGTCGCAAATTCCTCCATCGTTCGAATTGAGTTCGCCATACTTAAACGGACCAACCAAAGCCGCACTGGGTGAACGGCTCAATGAAATATTCGTGGAGAATGTGGGCCAGCCCGTTTTGTATCAGTGCTTCGAAGAGGTGCGCGGTTTCGTCGCAACATTCAATCAAGACTGTGTGATTCATGAGAAGGAAGTCGTTACTTCGACGATTGGGTCAAACAAGGCGAAAGAATCCAAGAAGAAAGAGTTTTCCTTCGTTACCAGCGATCCGATAATCGATCGGAAAAGCATATTTCAAGGGCATGCAACAGAGATTTCCAGTCGTAATGATGTGGTATTGGCTCTGCAACAATTGAAAGTGAATACGAAAATCCAACGAGCGACCCATAACATTTACGCGTATCGAATCCGTGACGGCAACATCTTGCAGCAGGATTGTGATGACGACGGTGAAAATCAGGCCGGTTCACGTCTTCTGCACTTGTTACAAATGACCGAAGCAGAAAACGTTTTGATTGTGGTGTCGAGATGGTACGGAGGAATTCAATTGGGAGCTGCTCGTTTCAAGCATATTAATAATGCGGCTAGGCAGGCTCTTGATAAAAGTAACAACGGGAACGTAGCCAGCGCAAAGAATAAGAAGAATTGA